The genomic stretch AAGAATTTATGGATGCGATGAATGTTTCCTCTTTTTCTTTACTTGCGATTGTCCAAAGCCTTTATAATCGAAATCTTTTAACTACCGGAGCATCCATTGTTGCTCTCAGTTATTTAGGTGCAGAAAAAGTTGTAGTTCATCCATATAAAAACATTGGTGTTGCCAAAGCAGCACTCGAGCGACTTGTGAAAGAGATGGCTATGGAATTGGGACAAGAAAAAGAAATCCAAGTGAATGCAATTCGATTTTCTCCTTACCGAGCAAGTAAAGCTGGTTCTGCAATTGAAGGATTAGAAGAAGCTGAAATCCATTGCCAAACTTCCTCTCCACTTGGGAATGCAAAAGCAAAAGACCTTGCAGAAGAAGTATGTTATTTGTTCCGTCCTTCCAATCGAATCACTGGTGAAATTCGACATGTGGATGGTGGATACCATATCCGAGGTTAAAACTTACTTTAAGGTTGTTCCAAAAAAATCTTGGATTAGATTTTTAAAGTGATTCCCTCTCTCTTCAAAGTTTTTATAGAGATCAAAACTAGCACCTGCCGGTGAAAAAATCACCGTCAGGATTTCCTCATTTTGTAAATTTGATTTGGCTAACCAATGATGATCAATTTTTTCTTTCACTTCAGTTAGTAATGATTTTAAATCATCAAAATAAAAAACCGGTAATCCTGTAAGATTTAATTCTTCTCCCCAAACTTCTTTTGCCTTTCCAAAGACAAATAGAGGACACTCTAACTCTTTCCATCTTTTTATCAGTGGTTGAATTGGTTCGACTTTCGGAATTCCACCTAATATCAGATAAATGGGATCACCTTTTTTGAAACCGGAGATTCCCGATAACATCGAATGTAAGTTTGTTGATTTTGAATCATTAATGAACCGAATGGACTGGTATTTTGGATTGATGGTTTCTGTGGGAATGGATTGAAACCTGTGTGGTAAACCATCAAATGTTTCCAATTGTCTTTGGATTTGGTCTGGATTTAATCCCACAACCTCAGCAAGAGCAATGGCAAAACATAAATTCATAAGGTTGTGTTTTCCTTTTAGAGGGAATAAGGAAACATCATATTCATGATTTGGTGTATGGATTTTATTTGGGTTTTGTGTGACAAAATAAGATTCATTTTCTCCAACCAAATGTAAATTGGAATTCGTTGGAATCATAAATGGAGTATAAGTGAAAAAATTTGGATTCACAAAACATTGGTGTTTGTTGTCTTCCAAATTTTGAATTTTCCATTTTGCGAGTGCATAGGATTCCATGGTTTTATGCCTTTCTAAATGATCGGATGCAAGATTTAAGATGGCAGATGCCGTCAGTTTTAAGTTAGGTGAGTCGTCCAATTGATAACTTGATAATTCTAATACAACAATCTCTGGATTTTCCCTACAAAACGAAGTAAACGGAACTCCAATATTCCCTCCCATTTTTGCATTTGGGTATTTTTTCTTTAGCAGATGAAACGTTAAAGCAGTAGTTGTCGATTTGCCATCGGTGCCAGTGATCCCAATTACTGGTCCATTGAAAAAAATTCTGCCAAGTGCAATCTCACTTAGGATGGGAATTTGTTTCCCACGTGCCGTTTCTAAAATTGGGTGATCTGGTAGGATTCCTGGACTTTTGATGAGACAATCAATTCCATCAAGACATTCTTGTGGCATAAGATCGGACAAAACTTTCGTATACAGACTTTGGTTTGCTTTCTCTGGGAAACGATCCGCGAGAATGACTTTTTTCCCAAGGGAATTGAGTAGGAGAGCTGCCGAATCACCGGAGGACCCACCCCCTAAAATGAGAAATGAGTGAAGATTTTTCAGGTCAGATTGGCTCAGTATGGATTCAGAAAACATTGATTGACACTCCGTTAAAATACATCGATTTTGTAAAATCATATCAGGTTGGGTAAATAGGTGCTGAAACACGAAGTGAAAGACGGAAAACTAGTCGTTTATTTGGAAGGTCGATTGGACGTTTCTGTGGCGAATGAAGTGGAAGAGGGACTCACTGAACTCATTGACTCTTTAGGTCATAGAAAGGTTCTTCTCAATATGAAAGATGTAGAGTATATGTCTTCCTCGGGGTTTCGTGCTTGCATATCTACCTTACGCAAACTCAATTCCAAAGAAGGATTACTTAAGATTTCCAATATCAAACCAGCTGTAAAAAGGATCTTTGATGTCATCGAACTGACTTCCTTATTCGATATTTATGATTCAGAAGAAGCAGCGTTAAAATCCTTTTGACCAATTCATTTGAATCCTATTTTACACAAAATTGTAGAAACGAAACATTCTGAAATCAATGAAAGTCGTGGTAAGGTTTTACCCGACAGAACGATTCCCATTCGAGATTGGAAATCTCATCTCAAAACAACATCCATCTCGGTCATAGCCGAATGCAAAAAAGGTAGTCCCAGTGCTGGAGTGATTCGGCCCGATTACAATCCGGTCTCCATTGCCACCGAGTATGAAAGTTCAGGAGCAGGTGCCATTTCTGTCCTGACTGATAAATCGTATTTTTATGGTTCCCTGAGTGATTTACAATCTGTTGCAAACAAGGTTTCTGTTCCAGTCATTCGTAAGGATTTTATTTTAGATCCAATTCAAATCGATGAAGCGTATGCTTATGGTGCCTCTGCAATTTTACTCATTGTTCGTATCCTTTCACCAGAACAATTAAAACTTTTACATGAACATGCGACTCGACTTGGTCTTGCTGTCCTCGTGGAAACCCATAACCAAAAGGAAGTGGATATTGCATTAGACATGGGGGCAAATACCATTGGGATCAATACACGCGACCTAGATACATTTCAAATTCACAAAAATCTAATTGAACAAATTGCACCTAAATTGGATTCGTCGATCATCCGAGTGGCTGAGTCAGGAATCGAATCTTTTGAAGATTGGCAAAAATACAAAGGAATGATTGATTCTATGTTAGTCGGAACATTTTTTATGAAAAGTAAAAACATTCCTGCTGATTTTTTGGCTCTTCTGAATGGTAAAACTGCCAATCGAAACTGAAAAATAATAGGACTCGAATCGAATTCATTCTAATTATTTGAATTAAATGTTGTTTTATTTATAAATTCAGGTTTTTTAATATAGAAAACTATGGTCTGGAAGTCATTCTTAAAAGGTATCTTCCTCTTTTTAGCCTACATTGGTTCTGCCAAATTGGGTATGGAATATTTTGCATTCCAACCTATGAATTTGGCTGTATTATGGATCCCTTCTGGGATTGGTCTCATCGGATGTATATTTTTCGGATATCGATTTTTCCCAATTGTTTGGTTAGCAAGTTTTCTTGCTAATAAAGATGGTTTGATTAGCAGTCAATTCCAACTCACACAATTTCAATTGTATCTTAGTATTTGTTTAACTGCGACAGTTGATGCGTTTCAATCAGTTCTCGCCTATTATTTCTGGACTAAAAAAATAAGAAAAAACCTCAATTCGACAAAAGATAATTTTTATTTTATCGTATATGTTGCCTTTTTATCTAGTTTAATTTCGATTTTACTTATCGGAATGGTACTAAATTCCTTTGGATACTTTCATAACTTAAATTTAAATGAAATCGTTCGAACCCTCGTTGTAATTACCTTTGGTGATACAATTGGAATTTTTATTACTGTTCCGATGTTTATGGCTTGGAGGAAATTGGTATGGAAGGAGTTATCCTTACGTCTCGTTTTCTGGACAATCATATTTATCGTTTTCCAAGCAGTGATTGTTTATCAATTTCCCTATTTATTTTTTCTTTCGTTTCTGATTCTAATTTATTTAGGGTATCGGTTCCAAATTAAGGGAGTCACATTAGGTGTATTCTTATTGTATTTGTCGAGTGTACTAATGACTCGATTAGGTGTTGGACCATTCGTACAACCGGTTATCTTTGATTCTTATATTTATCTCATTTCGTTTTTGATACCGTATGCAATACTTGCTGAGTTTATCACCTTACAATACCAAAGGTTATTGTTCAATCGGTTTGAGTTAGAAAAAAAAGTATATGACCGAACTAAGTTGCTGAGAACTCAGATTTTTGAAAAAACACAAGCGATTGAAGCATTACACAAATCCGAAAAACTTTTAAGTGAGTCCAATCGCACAAAAGATATATTTTTTTCGATCATTGCTCACGATTTACGGAATCCGTTAGGTTCCTTTAAACAAATCACAGAACTGATGTACGAGGACTTTGATACCTATACCGATTCTGAAAAAAGGGAAACCGTTTTTGAAATTAAAAAATCTGCCTCGCGAGTTTATAGTTTGTTGGAACAACTTCTTGATTGGGCAAGAACTCAAACAGGCAATATGCCATTCCGTCCCAAAGAAGTCAACCTTCGGACAATTGTTTCTAAGATTACCGAACAAATGGCAGCTTTGATTCAGAAAAAGGGGATTCAGTTCACTGTAGAGATCCCCGAAAAATTTTCGTTTGTCTATGCAGACTCTGAAATGATCCAAGCGGTCTTACGAAATTTGATTTCCAATTCGATTAAGTTTACCAATGACAATGGAAAAATCCAAATCTCTGTCTCACAAGAAGAGGATGGTGTACGAATTGAATGCAAAGATAATGGAGTCGGAATGAATAGCTCTGATTTAGAGAAATTATTCCGTTTAGATGCACAGTTAACAAGTATAGGGTTAGAAGGAGAAAAAGGCACGGGACTTGGTCTCATTTTATGCCATGAATTTGTTAAATTACACGGTGGAGA from Leptospira ellinghausenii encodes the following:
- a CDS encoding sensor histidine kinase, encoding MVWKSFLKGIFLFLAYIGSAKLGMEYFAFQPMNLAVLWIPSGIGLIGCIFFGYRFFPIVWLASFLANKDGLISSQFQLTQFQLYLSICLTATVDAFQSVLAYYFWTKKIRKNLNSTKDNFYFIVYVAFLSSLISILLIGMVLNSFGYFHNLNLNEIVRTLVVITFGDTIGIFITVPMFMAWRKLVWKELSLRLVFWTIIFIVFQAVIVYQFPYLFFLSFLILIYLGYRFQIKGVTLGVFLLYLSSVLMTRLGVGPFVQPVIFDSYIYLISFLIPYAILAEFITLQYQRLLFNRFELEKKVYDRTKLLRTQIFEKTQAIEALHKSEKLLSESNRTKDIFFSIIAHDLRNPLGSFKQITELMYEDFDTYTDSEKRETVFEIKKSASRVYSLLEQLLDWARTQTGNMPFRPKEVNLRTIVSKITEQMAALIQKKGIQFTVEIPEKFSFVYADSEMIQAVLRNLISNSIKFTNDNGKIQISVSQEEDGVRIECKDNGVGMNSSDLEKLFRLDAQLTSIGLEGEKGTGLGLILCHEFVKLHGGEIWATSEKGKGTTVSFRLPDPK
- the murD gene encoding UDP-N-acetylmuramoyl-L-alanine--D-glutamate ligase yields the protein MFSESILSQSDLKNLHSFLILGGGSSGDSAALLLNSLGKKVILADRFPEKANQSLYTKVLSDLMPQECLDGIDCLIKSPGILPDHPILETARGKQIPILSEIALGRIFFNGPVIGITGTDGKSTTTALTFHLLKKKYPNAKMGGNIGVPFTSFCRENPEIVVLELSSYQLDDSPNLKLTASAILNLASDHLERHKTMESYALAKWKIQNLEDNKHQCFVNPNFFTYTPFMIPTNSNLHLVGENESYFVTQNPNKIHTPNHEYDVSLFPLKGKHNLMNLCFAIALAEVVGLNPDQIQRQLETFDGLPHRFQSIPTETINPKYQSIRFINDSKSTNLHSMLSGISGFKKGDPIYLILGGIPKVEPIQPLIKRWKELECPLFVFGKAKEVWGEELNLTGLPVFYFDDLKSLLTEVKEKIDHHWLAKSNLQNEEILTVIFSPAGASFDLYKNFEERGNHFKNLIQDFFGTTLK
- a CDS encoding indole-3-glycerol-phosphate synthase; amino-acid sequence: MNPILHKIVETKHSEINESRGKVLPDRTIPIRDWKSHLKTTSISVIAECKKGSPSAGVIRPDYNPVSIATEYESSGAGAISVLTDKSYFYGSLSDLQSVANKVSVPVIRKDFILDPIQIDEAYAYGASAILLIVRILSPEQLKLLHEHATRLGLAVLVETHNQKEVDIALDMGANTIGINTRDLDTFQIHKNLIEQIAPKLDSSIIRVAESGIESFEDWQKYKGMIDSMLVGTFFMKSKNIPADFLALLNGKTANRN
- a CDS encoding STAS domain-containing protein, which gives rise to MLKHEVKDGKLVVYLEGRLDVSVANEVEEGLTELIDSLGHRKVLLNMKDVEYMSSSGFRACISTLRKLNSKEGLLKISNIKPAVKRIFDVIELTSLFDIYDSEEAALKSF
- a CDS encoding enoyl-ACP reductase FabI; the encoded protein is MNQNLKGRTVIITGITDASSLALIIAKECKDQGAKLICTGLGKTPFHKNLSENSINFLDRTYADFQNTVKKELGEDVITFPLDVTIQESIDSFADFLLEKKENIHSLLHSIAMDKTIRQGKVKPIMTVSREEFMDAMNVSSFSLLAIVQSLYNRNLLTTGASIVALSYLGAEKVVVHPYKNIGVAKAALERLVKEMAMELGQEKEIQVNAIRFSPYRASKAGSAIEGLEEAEIHCQTSSPLGNAKAKDLAEEVCYLFRPSNRITGEIRHVDGGYHIRG